The genomic window GTACGGCGGGGACAAGATCTCCCAGGTCGTCACCTACGGCGTCATCAAGGCCAAGCAGTCCCTCAAGGACTCCAGCCGCGTCATGGGCTACCCCTACGCCGTCGGCGACCGGCTCACCAAGGCGATGCCGCCCTCCATCCAGGGCAAGGACATCTCCATCAACGGCATCTTCAACCCGCAGGACAAGCGCTACGGAGAGGCCGAGGAGTTCCGCAAGCTCCACGCCGAGGACCCCGACGCGCAGAAGATCGTCGACCTCGCCCGCGGCCTGGAGGGCATGACCCGCCAGTGGGGCGTCCACGCCTGCGCCGTCATCATGTCCTCCGCGACGCTCACCGACGTCATCCCCATGATGCAGCGCCTCCAGGACGGTGCCTACATCACGCAGTTCGACTACCCGACCTGCGAGCACCTCGGCCTGCTCAAGATGGACTTCCTGGGCCTGCGCAACCTCACGGTCATCTCCGACGCCCTGGAGAACATCGTCGCCAACGGCAAGGACGCGGTCGACATCGACCACATCGAGCTCGACGACCGCGAGACCTACCAGATGCTCTCCCGCGGCGAGACCCTCGGCGTCTTCCAGCTCGACGGCGGCGGCATGCGCACCCTCCTGCGTCTCATGAAGCCCGACAACTTCGAGGACATCTCCGCCGTCGGCGCCCTCTACCGCCCCGGCCCCATGGGCGCGGACTCCCACACGAACTACGCGCTGCGCAAGAACGGGCTCCAGGAGATCGTCCCGATCCACCCCGAGCTCAAGGACGCCCTCGAGCCCATCCTGTCGACGACCTACGGCCTCATCGTCTACCAGGAGCAGGTCATGAAGATCGCCCAGGAGCTCGCGGGCTTCTCCCTGGGCAAGGCCGACAAGCTCCGCAAGGCCATGGGCAAGAAGAAGCCCGAGATCCTGGCCAAGGAGTTCGTCGGCTTCCGGCAGGGCATGCTGGACAACGGCTACTCCGAGGAGTCCATCCAGACCCTGTGGGACGTCGTGGTCCCGTTCTCCGCCTACGCCTTCAACAAGGCGCACTCCGCGGCCTACGGCGTCGTCACCTACTGGACCGCCTTCCTCAAGTGCCACTACCCGACCGAGTACATGGCCGCGATCCTCACGTCCCAGAAGGACAACAAGGACAAGCTCGCCGTCTACCTCGGCGAGTGCCGCCACATGGGCATCCAGGTCCTCCCGCCGGACGTCAACGACTCCCGCGCCCAGTTCTCCGCCGTCGGGGACGACATCCGCTTCGGCCTGGCCGCGATCCGCAACGTCGGCACGAACGTCGTCGACGGGATCATCGCCGCCCGCGAGGAGAAGGGCGCCTTCGAGAGCTTCGAGGACTTCCTCGACAAGGTGCCCGCGGTCGTCTGCAACAAGCGCACCATCGACTCCCTCATCAAGGCCGGCGCCTTCGACTCCCTCGGTCAGACCCGTCGCAGCCTCCAGGCCTGCCACGAGGAGTTCGTCGACGAGGTCATCGGCGTCAAGCGCAACGAGGCCGCCGGCCAGTTCGACCTGTTCGCCTCGATCATGGGCGGCGACGACGCCGGCGCCGACGACGTCTTCGGCAACGGCCCGGTCTTCTCCACCGAGGTCCCGAACCTGCCCGAGTGGGACAAGAAGGACAAGCTCGCCTACGAGCGCGACATGCTCGGCCTCTACGTCTCCGACCACCCGCTCCTGGGCCTCGAGGGCGTCCTGGGCAAGCTCGCCGACGTCGAGATCGCGGACCTCATCGAGAACGAGGAGCGGCCCGACGGCGCCATGGTGACCGTCGCCGGCCTCATCACGTCGCTGCAGCGCAAGACGACGAAGCAGGGCAACCTCTGGGCCATCGCCCAGATCGAGGACCTCGGCGGCTCCGTGGAGGCGCTGTTCTTCCCGAGCACGTACCAGACGGTCTCGACGATGCTGGCGCCGGACACCGTGGTGACCGTGCGCGGGCGCCTCAACCGCCGCGACGGCCAGGTGGCGCTCTACGCGCAGGAGATGACCATCCCGGACGTCTCCTCCGCGACGCACGAGGCCGTCACCATCACCCTGCCGACGAACCGCTGCACCGGGCCGCTCGTGGAGCGTCTGCGCGACGTCCTCACGAAGCACCCGGGGATGTCGACGGTGCGCCTCAACCTCACGAGCCCCGGTCGTGAGGTGCGCACGCAGCTCGACAACTCGCTGCGTGTCGAGGCCTCGCAGGCCTTCTACTCCGACATCAAGGCGCTGCTCGGACCGGGCTGCCTCAAGCACTGACGGTGCGGCGGGCGACGGCGCGCCAGGGGCCGCCCGGGCTGGATTGCGCCGAACTCGTCCCTTCCGTCCCGAGGCCCACAGCAAGGATGGTGGTCTCGGAGCGGAACCCACGAGTTGAGCGCGATGACCGGGTGGAGCGCCGGGGCTCCCCAAGTCCAGCTCGTGAGCACCGGGTCCCCAGAACCGCATCGCCGGACGTCGCGTGTGCGACCCGCTCACCAGGATGTCCGGCATGAGCCTTGATGCGCCGCCATCCCTGCCCTTGCCGCGTCTCCGCTTCGCCTCAGAGGCACCGGGTGCCCGGCCCGGAGACCTCGACGGTGCACGGGTGGTCATGCGCGGATGCGTCCTTGTGCCCCGCCCCGACCGGGCGCTGTGGGAGCAGCAGCGCGAGATGACCTTGGCCCGCGCCCTCGCAGCCCTGCGATCATGCCCCTCCGCCCGGGCCCTCACGCACGAGAGCGCTGCGCTGCTCGGTCAAGTCCCTTGTTGTGGTGTTCTTTCAGGCGGTCAGGGGCAGGGGTTGGGTGTCGTTGGTGAGGGTGTGGGTGAGTCGTTGCATGGAGGTCTGGGACAGGTAGCGGCGTTCGCCGTACTGCCACTCCTCGTGCTGCTCGAGCAGGACGGCGCCGATGAGGCGGGTCACGGAGTCTGGGTTGGGGAAGACCTGGACGACGTCGGCGCGGCGCTTGATCTCGGCGTTGACGCGTTCGATGGGGTTGTTGGACCAGATCTTCTTCCAGTGCTCGGTGGGGAAGGCGGCGAACGCGGTCAGGTCAGCCTCGGCGGCCTCGAGCATGTCGGCGATGTCCGGGAAGGTGCCTCTCAGGGAGTCGGTGACCTGGTGGTAGGTGGCGCGCACGGCCTGGGGGCTGGTCTGGGCGAACACCGTGGAGATGAGGGCGTTGACGGGCTTGGAGCGTGCTGATCCCAGGCGGGAGGTGATGTTGCGGGCGAAGTGCACGCGGCAGCGCTGCCAGGCCGCGCCGGGCAGGATCGCCTTGACGGCGGCCTTCAGGCCGGCGTGGGAGTCGGACACGACCAGGGCGACACCCTCGGGCCGGGAGGGCCCGCACACGGCCAGGCCCCGCTCGCGCAGGGAGCGCAGGAAGCTGGTCCAGAAGTCGGTGGACTCGCTGTCGCCCACGGCCATGCCCAGGATCTCGCGGCGCCCGGCGGCGGAGACCCCTACCGCGACGACGGTGGCCTGGGAGACGACGCGGTGTCCGACGCGCACGTCGAGGTAGGTGGCGTCCAGGTAGAGGTAGGGGAACCAGGTGTGGTCCAGAGGCCGGTTCAGGAAGGCACCGACCGTCTGGTCGATGTCGGCGCAGATCCGTGAGACCTGGGACTTGGAGATGCCGGACTCGCAGCCCAGGGCCTTGACCAGGTCATCGACCTTGCGGGTGGAGACCCCCTCGACCCAGGCGGTGGCGATCACCGCGTACAGGGCCTTGTCGACCCTCCTGCGCGGGGACAGCAGGGACGGGAAGAAGGAACCCCGGCGCAGCTTGGGGATGGCCAGGTCGACCTCCCCGGCAGTGGTCGCCACCGTCTTGGAGCGCGTCCCATTGCGGCGCGTGATGCGATCCGGGGTGCGCTCGTAGCGGGAGGCGCCGATCACCGCTTCGGCTTCGGCGTCGATGAGGTCCTGCAGTCCGGCGGCCAGCAGACGGCGGAACATCTCGTCGCGTGAGGCCTCAGGGTCGGCCAGGAGTTCCCCGATCAAGGCGGACAAGGCAGACTGATGGTGGGTCATCGCGGGTCCCTTCAGATGGTTCTTGGCGGAATCACACCCGCGATGACCCCCAGCCACCTCGACCAGCGGCCCCCGCGGGAATTGCCACCACGCTAAGGGACACACCCCGCTGCTCCACGGTCTTCCGCTGCTCAACCCCGAGCCCGACGTGCGCGTGGCAGTGCCGAGCCTGCCGAGAACAGGACGGCGCAGTCTGGGACGGGCTCTGTACTCGGACTCCCGGGGAAGCACGTGGGGCCGGGAGGTCTCGCTCGTCCGGAGCAGCCGGTCGCTGGAGGACGACGACGTCACCCGGGTCGCAGGCCTCCCGGTGACGACCCTCCGACGGACGGTCGTCGACTGCGCTATGGACCTTCCATCGCGGGAGGCGATCTGCGTCGTCGACGCCGGGCTCCGTCGGTTGTGTGAGCCGGACCGGTGGACTGGGCGTTGTGCGATCGACCCGGACGATGAACGAGCGCGGCTTCTGAACCTCCTCGAGTCGCTGCCTGCGCGCCGCGGCGTTCGACGGGCGCGTGCCGTGCTGGGCTTCGCCAGCCCGTGGGCCGAGTCTCCGGGGGAGAGCGTCCTGCGATGGCGGCTCGCGGTGGATGGGCTTCCCGATCCCGTTCTCCAGCAGGTGGTCGAGGACCGTGCGCACCGGTGGTTCATCGATCTCGCCTGGCCGGCCTCGGGGCTCGCCGTCGAGTTCGACGGGTACGCCAAGTACGGGACCGCCGAGGACCTGCGAGCCGAGAAGCGGCGCGAGCTGCGGCTGCAGGCGCTGGGATGGACGGTGCTCCGGTTCGACTGGGCCGGGATCGGGCGCTCCGATGAGCTGACGGCGCGGGTTCGTGCGCACCTGGCGCCGGGTGAGGCTCCTGCTCCGGTGCGCACCTATCTGCGCGCGTAGGCGATCCAGCACGGCGCGGTGCGAAGACGCCGAACTCGTACTTTTCGCCCCGAGACCCACAGCGAGGACGGTGGTCTCGCAGCGAAAGGTACGAGTTCGGCGTGCGGAGGCGGGCGGGGAGCCGGCGCTCAGTCGCGGAGGGCGACGACGGCGCCGTCGGCACCGGTGGGGAGGTCGACCTCGACGACGTCGCCGTCGGACAGGTGGTGCCCGCGCCGGGTCTCGACCTCGCCGTTGACGAGGACGTCGCCGGACTGGACCGCGACCCGCGCCTCCGAGCCGTCCTCGACGAGGTTCGCGAGCTTGAGGAACTGGCCGAGCTTGATCTCGCCGCGCACGGGCACGGACGGGTACGCGGGGTCAGGGGCCTGGGGAGTCGTCATGGCGTCAGTCTCCCAGAGATGACGCGTTCGCCAGAAGCCGGGCGGCTCGGGGCGAACCGCCCCGAGCCGCCCGCAGAAGGCCCGGCACCGTCACCGGCCGTCGTTGCCCGCTGCCCGCCGCCCGCTGCACTGGCCGGCGCCTTTCGCCCGTCGTCCCGTGGTGCGCCGACCGGCCGTGCTCCGTGCTCGCCGTGGGCATACCAAGCACCCGTGCTCGTGCCCGACTGGTGAGAAGCCGCGTGCGAGCGACCAATGGTCACAATAGGATCACGGCGTACGGGGTGCTCCCTCGCGTCCCGTACCTCTGATTCGACGACCGGTTTTCCCTGCGAACCGTCCGCTCCCGGGACTCGGGGTGCGCGCGGACCCGGGACGCCTCGGGGACCGTCGCGCCGAACCAGGTCCCGCGCAGCGGCCGTGCGTGATGCGCGCCAGCGGGGGTGCGCTGCGACGCGCTCCGCCGGCAGGCTCCGGGAGCAGGTGGGGGAGGATGGGGTCATGGCCCCGTCCTCCCCCACCTTCGCGTCCGGGGACCTCCCCGCCGGCGACACCGGATCCGACGCCGCCGGCCGTCCGGGCACGCCGGCCGCCGATCCGCCGCTCTCCACCTCCGACCTCGCCCTCACCGAGGGGGAGCGGTACCCCGTCGGCGAGCGGCTCTTCACGCTGACACCGCGCCTCGCCGAAGCGGCCCGCCGCGCCCGCGCCGCGCTCATCGAGGCGGCCCGGCACGGCGAGGTCCTCACCTACGGCGAGCTCTCCGAGGAGATCGACGGCATGGTCCTGCCCCGGCACATGGGGCCGCTCATGCACATGCTCGGCCACGACTGCCGCCTGCGCGACGAGCCCCTCCTGCCCGCCCTCGTCATCAACAAGGCGAAGGGCGAGGTCGGTTCCGACGACGACGCGTGGGCCGCCCCGGAGCGCCTCGAGGTCTGGGAGTACTGGGCGGAGCGCTGAGGCTGGGCTCTCAGAACACCTCGACGGCGGTGCCCTCCACGGGCAGCCCGGCGATGAAGCGCTCGAGGTAGCGGGCGTACTCGGCGACCTCCTCGGGCGTCGCCGTCAGCGTCACCGACTCGTCGTCGGCGAAGACGGTCTCCTCGAGCCAGTCCTCCAGCGTGGCGCCCTCGCCGTGCAGCGTGTAGGCGGCGAGCAGCGCCATGCCCCAGGCCCCGCCCTCGGTGGCCGACGTGCCCACGGACACGGGCGTGTCGAAGGCCGCGGCGAGGACGCGCTGGGGGATCTCCGGCGTCCTGAAGATGCCGCCGTGGGCGCGCATCGAGTCGATCGGCACGTCGGCGGAGCGACGCAGCACCTGCACGCCGTAGGCCATTGACGCGAAGAGCGCGAAGAGGTGGGAGCGCATGAGGCCGGCCAGTGACAGGTGCGCGTCGGGTCGGCGCATCGTGAGCGGGCGGCCCTCCGCGAGGCCGACGAGCGCGTCGCCGGACAGGAAGTTGTAGGACATGACCCCGGCCGTGTCCATCGTCCCCGTGGCCGCCTCGCCGAGAAGCACGTCGAAGAGCCGGCCGCGCTGGACGGGGTGCCCGATGGCAGCGGCGAACTGGGAGAAGACCTCCACCCAGGCGTTGAGGTCGGAGGTGCAGTTGTTGGCATGCGCCATGGCGACCGGTGCCCCCGACGGCGTGGCGACGAGGTCGATCTCGGTGATGAGGCTGCGCAGCGGCTGCTCGAGGACGATCATCGCGAAGGCGCTCGTGCCGGCGGAGACGTTGCCGGTGCGCGGTCGGACGGCGTTCGTGGCGACCATGCCGGTGCCAGCGTCGCCCTCGGGCGGAACGACGACGGCGCCCGGCCGGAGCTCTCCGCTGGGGTCGAGCAGGGCTGCGCCGTCGGCCGTGAGCGCGCCGACGCGCTCGCCCGCGACGGCGATGGTGGGCAGGACCTCGGCCAGGTGCCAGGGCAGGCCGCGGTCGGCGACGGCGTCGTCGAAGGCGGTGATCATGCCGGCGTCGAAGGAGCGGCCGTCGGCGCCGATGGGGAAGACGCCGGAGGCCTCGCCGACGCCGAGGACGTGGTCGCCGGTGAGACGCCAGGTGACGTAGCCGGCGAGCGTCGTGATCCGGTCGATGCGAGCGACGTGCTCCTCGCCGTCGACGACGGCGTGGTGGAGGTGCGCGATGGACCAGCGCTGCGGGATATTGAGGCCGAAGAGCTCGGAGAGGGCCGCGGCGGAGTCGCCCGTGATGGTGTTGCGCCAGGTGCGGAAGCCGGTGAGGAGCTCGCCGTCGGCGCCCAGGGGGAGGTAGCCGTGCATCATTCCGGAGACGCCGAGGGCGCCGACGGTCGTGATCGGCGAGCCGTAGCGCTCGCGGTAGGCGGCGGCGAGCGTGGCGTAGGCGTCCTGGAGGCCGGAGACGACGGCCTCGATGCGGTAGGTCCAGATCCCGTCGACGAACTCGTTCTCCCAGTCGTGCCCACCGGTCGCAAGGACGGCGCCGTCGGCGTCGACGAGGACGGCCTTGATGCGGGTGGAGCCGAACTCGATGCCGAGCGAGGCGCTCGTGAGGTCGGGGGAGTCGGGGTGTGAGGGCGTGGTGGTCATCCGAGTGCTCCGTTGCGTCGACGATGAGGTCCTCGCGCCGATGGTAGGCGAGCCGACGCCCCGATGTGAGCGTTCAACCTCGGTGGCGGAGCCGGGGGAGCGGGCGGCCGGTCACCTCTGTCGCCGGGCGACCGGCCGGCGAGCTCCGATGCCGTGCAGCCCGGTCCTACCGCACCGGCTCACGGGACGATGTTTCCGACGCGTGACGACCTCGCGACCACCCGACCCGCCCCTGAAACCTGCTCATGATGTCCTGCGAGACGGCAGCGTCACGCCCGGCGGCGTACCCCTTCCCGGAGGTGAACGATGTCGTCAGAACCGGTGGTCCACGCCTCGAGCGACTCAGGCACGCCGCGCTCAACACCCTGCGCGGCTGCCTCGGCAACCTCGTCGAGTCGTTCGACGTGTACACGTACACG from Actinomyces radicidentis includes these protein-coding regions:
- the dnaE gene encoding DNA polymerase III subunit alpha is translated as MADTSSEATQETGPKDDFVHLHVHTDYSMLDGAGKIKDYVAEAKRLGQPALAITDHGYMFGAYEFYDACKSAGIKPIIGVEAYMTPGTSRFDKTRVFWGDESQRSDDVSARGSYTHMTLLSRNDEGLHNLMRLDSYASLEGQFGKSPRMDRELLGRYGGGLIGTSGCPSSEIQTRLRLGQWDEALRCAGELQDIFGKEFFYVELMDHGLEIERRVTKDLLRLAKEIGAPLVATNDSHYVRPDDRVVQDAMLCINSGSVLTDPDRFHFDGDSYYLRPGREMRELFKEMPEACDNTLLVAEQCDVHYQSVDEGASFMPAFPVPEGETMESWFIKECWKGMDKRFNGNIPDDCRAQAEYEIGVIVQMGFPGYFLVVADYINWAKDHGIRVGPGRGSGAGSIVAYAMGITELNPLNHGLIFERFLNPERISMPDIDVDFDERRREEVIEYVKDKYGGDKISQVVTYGVIKAKQSLKDSSRVMGYPYAVGDRLTKAMPPSIQGKDISINGIFNPQDKRYGEAEEFRKLHAEDPDAQKIVDLARGLEGMTRQWGVHACAVIMSSATLTDVIPMMQRLQDGAYITQFDYPTCEHLGLLKMDFLGLRNLTVISDALENIVANGKDAVDIDHIELDDRETYQMLSRGETLGVFQLDGGGMRTLLRLMKPDNFEDISAVGALYRPGPMGADSHTNYALRKNGLQEIVPIHPELKDALEPILSTTYGLIVYQEQVMKIAQELAGFSLGKADKLRKAMGKKKPEILAKEFVGFRQGMLDNGYSEESIQTLWDVVVPFSAYAFNKAHSAAYGVVTYWTAFLKCHYPTEYMAAILTSQKDNKDKLAVYLGECRHMGIQVLPPDVNDSRAQFSAVGDDIRFGLAAIRNVGTNVVDGIIAAREEKGAFESFEDFLDKVPAVVCNKRTIDSLIKAGAFDSLGQTRRSLQACHEEFVDEVIGVKRNEAAGQFDLFASIMGGDDAGADDVFGNGPVFSTEVPNLPEWDKKDKLAYERDMLGLYVSDHPLLGLEGVLGKLADVEIADLIENEERPDGAMVTVAGLITSLQRKTTKQGNLWAIAQIEDLGGSVEALFFPSTYQTVSTMLAPDTVVTVRGRLNRRDGQVALYAQEMTIPDVSSATHEAVTITLPTNRCTGPLVERLRDVLTKHPGMSTVRLNLTSPGREVRTQLDNSLRVEASQAFYSDIKALLGPGCLKH
- a CDS encoding IS256 family transposase encodes the protein MTHHQSALSALIGELLADPEASRDEMFRRLLAAGLQDLIDAEAEAVIGASRYERTPDRITRRNGTRSKTVATTAGEVDLAIPKLRRGSFFPSLLSPRRRVDKALYAVIATAWVEGVSTRKVDDLVKALGCESGISKSQVSRICADIDQTVGAFLNRPLDHTWFPYLYLDATYLDVRVGHRVVSQATVVAVGVSAAGRREILGMAVGDSESTDFWTSFLRSLRERGLAVCGPSRPEGVALVVSDSHAGLKAAVKAILPGAAWQRCRVHFARNITSRLGSARSKPVNALISTVFAQTSPQAVRATYHQVTDSLRGTFPDIADMLEAAEADLTAFAAFPTEHWKKIWSNNPIERVNAEIKRRADVVQVFPNPDSVTRLIGAVLLEQHEEWQYGERRYLSQTSMQRLTHTLTNDTQPLPLTA
- a CDS encoding DUF559 domain-containing protein, encoding MLGFASPWAESPGESVLRWRLAVDGLPDPVLQQVVEDRAHRWFIDLAWPASGLAVEFDGYAKYGTAEDLRAEKRRELRLQALGWTVLRFDWAGIGRSDELTARVRAHLAPGEAPAPVRTYLRA
- a CDS encoding RNA-binding S4 domain-containing protein, which produces MTTPQAPDPAYPSVPVRGEIKLGQFLKLANLVEDGSEARVAVQSGDVLVNGEVETRRGHHLSDGDVVEVDLPTGADGAVVALRD
- a CDS encoding xylulokinase, yielding MTTTPSHPDSPDLTSASLGIEFGSTRIKAVLVDADGAVLATGGHDWENEFVDGIWTYRIEAVVSGLQDAYATLAAAYRERYGSPITTVGALGVSGMMHGYLPLGADGELLTGFRTWRNTITGDSAAALSELFGLNIPQRWSIAHLHHAVVDGEEHVARIDRITTLAGYVTWRLTGDHVLGVGEASGVFPIGADGRSFDAGMITAFDDAVADRGLPWHLAEVLPTIAVAGERVGALTADGAALLDPSGELRPGAVVVPPEGDAGTGMVATNAVRPRTGNVSAGTSAFAMIVLEQPLRSLITEIDLVATPSGAPVAMAHANNCTSDLNAWVEVFSQFAAAIGHPVQRGRLFDVLLGEAATGTMDTAGVMSYNFLSGDALVGLAEGRPLTMRRPDAHLSLAGLMRSHLFALFASMAYGVQVLRRSADVPIDSMRAHGGIFRTPEIPQRVLAAAFDTPVSVGTSATEGGAWGMALLAAYTLHGEGATLEDWLEETVFADDESVTLTATPEEVAEYARYLERFIAGLPVEGTAVEVF